CTGAGTTGCCTCGAAGGCTGCCGGATCGACGGATGCCAACAAGCTGCGGTCGGCCGTGCTCGGACCGGCTTTGGCAACATTTGCACTGACGAGAAATCCTAAGACTGACAATGCGATGATGAGGACACGCACGGCTTATTCTTCCCTGATCTTAAAGTCTCTCAGTGATTTCGCTTTGAGAACCGATCGGTTCAAATACACCGCCCTGAAACTCGAACTTCCGGCGGCGTCCAAATCAAAGGTCAACTCCGGCTTCGTCGCTGAGCAACGGTTATCTGGGTCATTTGTTCCTCAGCGCGCGTCGAATGCTACGCCGCATTACACTTAGAAGCCCAACAAAAGAAACGGCACGGAGAGGAGGGTCTGCGCGCCCGACGTCCGCTTTTTAAGCGGGCATTGGCTTGATCGCCCTCATCAGGACACTCGAAACTGGGAATTAGGACAGTGAGCAAAATTGAACAGCGGCGGCGAGATGGCTGTGATCGGCTGTGGCCGAATGGGGCCCGGCAGCTCGCGCCGTTCTCCCGAAGATGACCCCAGTTTCCCCGAAGACTGGGCCGATCTCGTTTGTTCACTGCCAACCCTGATCGGACGCAGCACGTCACCCTTGCTGTTTGGCTGGTTGATCGAGTCGGGATCGACGGGCGTGTCAGCGTCGGTTATCTCTTGGCGGCGCTGCTGCTGATCATTGCAGCGGGAACGGAGCTCGAATTTGGAATTGATGCGGGAGGGAAATCTCTTGAGAGCATCGCCGCGCCGCTTTCGAAGTGATGCGGATTTATGCCGGACGGCCTCGAATCGATCACCCGTGTCACGCTCTGATCCACGTCATGGATCGGATCTCTAGCTATCCATCGCGCTGAAACATTGCTCACGCCAGCGGATCTCCATCGGCAGTGCGATCTTCCGGAATCTAACTTCAAAACACGCTTTCGGCCGCCAATATAGATCTACCGCTTCGTACTTAATTCAGCCATCTCTGTCGAATGCTTCCGGAACATGGCGAGGCGTTTGCTTGTGTATTCTGCAATGACACTGGGAAATTCAAGGGGCGACCTGACCGCCGCAAGCCTCTGGGCGAACTCAAAGGTAAATTGCATGTTGGCTTGTGCTATTTCCAAAAGCTTGTCTTGATAAGCCCGCACTTTTGCGTTGGCAGAGGAGAGAAAATCAATCCCTTTCTTTGAATCCTTCTCCGTCATCTGTTTTGCATCTTGAAGGGCTGTCTCTGCATTCTCAACGAGAAGCTCCGGATTCTCAACAAAGAGGGCGTCTTGTTGCGAGTCCTCATGAAGCTTTGAACGCTGTTCGTTCGAGTCCGCACCGACGGAGCGCGGAACGCTCACTTTTGGGCTTCTGACAATAGCTTGAGCGGCCCGTTGGGCCTTCGCGACTATTCTCGGGCTGTGGGTGTGCTTTGACCCTCTTGCCGGTTTACGTTTGCTCATCTGATGCTCCAAGGATGATTGCTCGACTCGTAAAGGTCGTGACCAGTCAACATGCCGTGCCGTGCAACGTTCCGAAAAGTTCCACCTGATTAAGAGGTCAGATATCACATGTTCGTTGGGGCGCGCCGGCATCGTTCCTTTATCGACGTGCGATCGTTTGGAGTACCAGGCCATCGCCTGCCATGCGGGGGTATCGCATGATCAGGAAACGCAACCGTTTTAGACAAACGACGCTTGAAGAACGTCTGGCGAATTCAGCACGGACGTGCAGCGTCAGGCGATGGCGCAGCTGCCGCCAGGCACCGAGCAGCTAGACAAATCTTGCGAAGAATCCAACAAGGCTGGCGGCGCAGCATCTCGACTTGCCTTATGCCTTCGGCGCCCAGGCCATAGGCCACTTGCCCTCGCTCAATAACTGGCCGCCGATCCGTAGGGGGCGGCGAGTCAAAATCGAATTCCAAAAGATCTGACCCTGCCCAGGGCGTAGATTATGCCCGCATCTAATTCCGTTTTTGGCGCGGAACGTGCCAGATCGCGACTACTCTTCGTCGCGGCGGTGGAGGTGCCAATTGAGTGAAGGTCGCCGCGCGTATGCACTCCGGCTTCGTGTGCAGCACTACGTGTGCGCCGACAGGTCAAAACGGGTACAAACGTGTGCAATTTCGTCTAGTTTGGAGTGCACACGTTCTTCTTCCATCCCATTGAGAGTGTAGGGTAAACGATTGAAATATCAAGACTATCGCTTTTCCGTGGCGCCGATGATGGATTGGATCGAAAGCACAATTCTCTCAATACGATAGAGGGCGCCGTGTGCACGACGTGTGCACCGGGAGGTCAAGAAAAATCCATCGACGGCGAGCGTGGGCGATCGCTCTTTGGTGTGATGCGCGTCCCTACGGGTTTGGGCGGCCAAGGGAGTTAGGCCGCAAGGGCAGGGCACTCGCGTGCGACTTAAGGGCTGATCACGCTCGTTGCGAGCCCACAATTGTAGCGGTCAAGCGCCTCAAGCGCGAAGCGCGCCTCGATCGGTCGAGCCTCGCACAAAACAGATCGCCTTCGCCCGTCTCCGGCTTTCTCGGTCGCGCTCTTCGCCGGTATACCGGCAGCCCGCGCCACAAACATCCACAGGCCAACTGCGCAGGCTGGATCAGCATGCATCCATGCAATAGTCTCCATCCGTTTGGTGCAAATTATCCGGCGGGTCAGCGGTCGCCTGGTTGGTTTAAGGATTGGATACTTCCTCGATGAGTTCACCTTCACGATTGATTGTCGGAATGACCGGGGCGTCCGGCGCGATTTACGGTGTTCGGCTGCTGCGCTTGTTACAGCCTATCGCGATCGAGACCCATCTGGTGATGAGCCGGTCCGCCAGGATCACCTTGACGCAGGAGCTGGACCTCAAGCCGTCCGACGTCACGGCGCTGGCGGATGTTGTCCACCAAGTCGACAACATCGGCGCCACGATCTCGAGCGGCTCGTTTCGGACGCTTGGCATGATCATCGCGCCATGCTCGATGCGCAGCCTGTCCGAGATCGCGACGGGCGTGACGTCGTCGCTGATCACCCGCGCCGCCGACGTCGTTTTGAAGGAGAGCCGGCGTCTGGTGCTGATGGTGCGTGAAGCGCCGCTGCATCTCGGCCACCTGCGTTCGATGACGGCGACCAGCGAAATGGGGGCAATCATCTACCCGCCGGTACCGGCATTCTATGCCCGCCCGGGCAGCCTCGAACAGATGGTCGATCATACGCTGGGACGGGTGCTCGACCTGTTCGACATCAAAACCGATGTCGTCAGCCGCTGGGAAGGCCTGAAACCAAAGGAAAGAGATCCGGTGTGAGCATGTCGCGGCAACCAGCGCCGGAGACGGCTGTGAGTCAGCGATGACAGCAGGTCAACCCGAACCGAATCTCGAAAGCTGGGCTTTTGCCCTGCAACTTTACGCCAAGCCAGGGGTTGCCGATGCCTGCCTCAGACTACAGGCCGAGGCCGGCGTCGATGTGATGATGCTGCTGACGGCCGTGTTCGCGGCCGTCAGGCGCGGCATTGTGCTGGAGCCGCCTGCTATCCAGGATATGAACGAAGTTTGCCGCCCGTGGCGAGAGCAGATTGTGCAGCCGCTGCGTGGGCTGCGCGTGGCGTTGAAATCCGGACCGCTGCCGGCGCCCACCGGGGGCTCGGAACAACTACGGACACAGATCAAGGCTGCGGAACTGGCTGCCGAACGGCTGCAGAATGATTTGCTGACGGAATGGTTGGAGCAAAAGGCGCCAGCGCCGCGACCGGTCACGCACGAGGATGTCCGCGCCGTGGTTTGCAGCGTGGTGCTGCTTGCGCTGGAAAAACGTGAAAGCGAAATGAATTCCGATATTTTGTCTTTGGTCGACGGAATCGTTGCAGCTGCGGGGTAAGGCTCGCGCTCGACGATCGAAGGGCCGGCGCCTCGTTCGGATTCTCCATCAGGTCGCGGACACGCTTGGTTGTGCAGCGATGGGCGCTCTACGCAATATTGTTCCTAACGCCTTGGCGATCTCCTCCGGCAGCAACTGGCGCCAGCGCCCTAGGACGTGACCATCCGGCCGGATCAAGTAGGTAGTGCCCGGCCGCGCCTCAAAGAGGCCCGCCAGGCGTCCGGACGGATCGTGAATGACGCCCGGAGCGGCCGCATCGAGCGCGAGAGGAACGAATCTGATCGGCAGTTCCTGGCCGAGCCGCGCTTCGACCTCCTCCATGTTTCCTGATGGCTTGCCGTCGGTCGTGAAAACAAAGCAGGTGAAATGAGGGCCAAGCAGGTCTGTCAGAAAGCCGCGATCCGCGTTTCTAATAATGGGACATTCAGGCAAGACGTCGCCGGGCGCAGGACCCTTTTCGAAGACCGTCTCATCGACCGTCCAGTTCAGGGGGGAGGCGGTCAGCTGGCTTGCTGAATGCCATCTCGGATCGAGCAGCGACGCAGCCCAGGGATGTTTGGCTGCCAGCGACAAAACGGCGTCTCGCAACACGCGGGCGCCCCGAGAAGGAGGCGAATAGAATTCAGCTCGTCGGATCG
This genomic interval from Bradyrhizobium sp. NP1 contains the following:
- a CDS encoding TIGR02444 family protein, encoding MTAGQPEPNLESWAFALQLYAKPGVADACLRLQAEAGVDVMMLLTAVFAAVRRGIVLEPPAIQDMNEVCRPWREQIVQPLRGLRVALKSGPLPAPTGGSEQLRTQIKAAELAAERLQNDLLTEWLEQKAPAPRPVTHEDVRAVVCSVVLLALEKRESEMNSDILSLVDGIVAAAG
- a CDS encoding phasin family protein — translated: MSKRKPARGSKHTHSPRIVAKAQRAAQAIVRSPKVSVPRSVGADSNEQRSKLHEDSQQDALFVENPELLVENAETALQDAKQMTEKDSKKGIDFLSSANAKVRAYQDKLLEIAQANMQFTFEFAQRLAAVRSPLEFPSVIAEYTSKRLAMFRKHSTEMAELSTKR
- a CDS encoding UbiX family flavin prenyltransferase, whose translation is MSSPSRLIVGMTGASGAIYGVRLLRLLQPIAIETHLVMSRSARITLTQELDLKPSDVTALADVVHQVDNIGATISSGSFRTLGMIIAPCSMRSLSEIATGVTSSLITRAADVVLKESRRLVLMVREAPLHLGHLRSMTATSEMGAIIYPPVPAFYARPGSLEQMVDHTLGRVLDLFDIKTDVVSRWEGLKPKERDPV